Sequence from the Salinicoccus sp. Bachu38 genome:
GACGGGCACGGTCAGCCTTTCGTCGAAGACATACATCATGCCGTCCCAGTTCTGCCCTTTGACCTCAGGGTCTTTGCCGTATGTTGCAATGCCGCCATGGAGCTGTCCGACATCGTCGAATCCTTCACGTTTCAGCCAGCCTGAGAACTTTTCACAGCGTATGCCGCCAGTGCAGTAGGTCAGGATGCGCTTGCCCTCAAGCATTTCGCGGTTCTCCTCGACCCATTCCGGCAGTTCACGGAACGATTCGACATCCGGACGGACGGCACCGCGGAAATGGCCGACATCATATTCATAAGTGTTTCTTGCATCCAGGACAATCGTATTTTCATCCTGCATCTGTTCATAGAAATCTTTCGGTTCCAGGTACTCGCCTGTCAGTTCGCGCGGATCGATATCATCCTCCAGGCTGAGGTTGACAAGCTCCGGCCGCGGACGTACATGCATCTTTTTGAAGGCGTGGCCTTCCGATTCGTCGATCTTGAACACGATGCTATCGAACAGGGGATGGCGCTTCATGTATTCCATATACTTTTCGGTGTCTTCCACAGTCCCGGAGACGGTACCGTTTATACCTTCATTGGCGACAAGAATGCGCCCTTTGAGATTCATTCCCTTGCACAGATCAAGGTGCTCCTCTGAGAATGCCTCGGGATCTTCAATGTCTGTGTAGTAGTAATAGAGTAAAACTTGATATTTCATTGTCTTTTCCACCTATCAATTATATTTGCAGGATATACCTGATAGCTGCATGGAATAAAAGTCCTTTCATGCAATTGTTTATTATATCAATTAAACAATACATTTGAAAGGACTTTTTACACCTGTCAAAAATTATTCAATTCAACCGGGCTACAGGCCTTCTGCACCGCCCGGACGCGGCGAGTCGGCTGCACCGTAGAGCTTGTGTCCGTTCGTCTGGTCGATCATGATTGCCTGTACATCCCCGAGGCGGGTATCCGCCGTTTCTTTTCTGAACGACTGGTCGAAGTCATAGCCCAGCTTTTCCAGTGCTTCCAGCATCTCTTTTGCCAAGCCGTCCTCCCACTGGGTTTCAAGATCACGTGTTACATAGACTCTCGGATCCTTGATTGCTTCATCCAGTGACATGTTGTAGTCTATGATGTTTATGATGGTCTGGGCTACCGAGGCGACGATCGTCTGGGCACCCGGGGAACCGAGTGTGAAGAACGGCTTCCCTTCATGGAAAAGTATCGTCGGACATTTGGAGCTTGTCGGATACTTATGGCCATTCGGCTCATTGACCTGGCCGGGCTCGGCTTCAAAGTCGGTCAGGTCGTTGTTCATGAGGAAGCCGTAGCCCGGTACCATGATGCCGGATCCAAAGATGCGTTCTATCGAGGATGTGCAGGAAACGACGTTGCCCCACTGGTCCACCGCAGTGAAGTGGGTCGTTTCCATTCCTTCATTGCCCACGTACCTATCGGTTTCAATCGTGCCGTCCCTGCCCGGCTGATATTTCCAAGGATCGCCTGCTTCATATGCTTTTGCTTCATTCTCTTCTGATATCAGCTGGAGGCGTTCTTTAATATAGTCCTCATTCAGCAGTCCATCCATCGGGAGTTCATGGAAATCTGCATCGCCGATATGGGCATTCTTGTCGGCAAGGGCCAGCTGCATCGTCTGGGCGAGCAGATGATACTTTTCAGACGAGTGCGGATCATATTGTGAAATATCGATGTTTTCGAGTATTTTCAGCTGCTGGGCCACTGCGATGCCACCGCCGCTTGGGGGAGCAGGCATTGCGATATCGAACCCTTTATAGTTGCTCCATAACGGTTCTTCGATCTTGACATGGTAGTTGATCAGATCCTGGTGGTTCATGACCCCGCCCTGGTTCTGGACAGCTTCTATGATGGCATCGGCAATCTCACCTTCATATACGGAATCGAACCCTTCGTCCCTGATGGTCTTCAAAGTTTTCGCAAGTTCAGGCTGCACGATGGTATCGCCTTCCCTGAGCGGTTTGCCACCCGGCATGAATTTCTTCCGTGCCTCTTCTCCGAGGCGATGGTCAAAAAGATCAAGTGTACGTTCCCATAGGGAATTCACACGGAAGTCCGATTCGGCCAGCTCGATGGCCGGTTCAACCAACTTTTCAAGGGGGAGGGTGGCATACTTTTCATGCAGGTGCTTGAGCCCTTTCATGATGCCCGGCACCCCGACGGAAGTGCCGTGTGTGGATCGTTTGTCGAACGGAACGACCTCCCCTTCTTCATCAAGGAAGCATTCAGGTTCAAGTCCGGCCGGTGCCCGGGAATGGGCATTGATGACTTTCGTATCCTCATTTTCCTTGTCGTAGCACACGATAAAGCCGCCTGCGCCGATGCCGGTGTTCATGCCTTCGACAACAGACAACGCGAGCTGTACTGCAATAAGTGCATCGAATGCATTGCCGCCCTGGTCCAGCATCTGGTTGCCGGCGTGGGTGGCTTCCTTTATGGCACTTGCCACCATGCCATATTTGCCGGTATCCCCTTTAATCTGATTGCCTGTATCATAATATTTTTCCTGTGCCTCAAAAATTTCTTGCAGGTTCGCCATTATCAATCTCACCTGTCCTTCTTCTGTAAATCGAGTTATAGTTTCATAACCTAAAAAGTACAATGCTAAACACAATTTTCAGCCCGAAGGATGAGGAATAAAAGGCTCGAAGAGTGGAAATCCACCATGAAAATTGGTAAAATCATATAATTGGATATCGAATGAGGAGAGGTAGATGATGGATGGACAGAAAT
This genomic interval carries:
- a CDS encoding rhodanese-related sulfurtransferase, yielding MKYQVLLYYYYTDIEDPEAFSEEHLDLCKGMNLKGRILVANEGINGTVSGTVEDTEKYMEYMKRHPLFDSIVFKIDESEGHAFKKMHVRPRPELVNLSLEDDIDPRELTGEYLEPKDFYEQMQDENTIVLDARNTYEYDVGHFRGAVRPDVESFRELPEWVEENREMLEGKRILTYCTGGIRCEKFSGWLKREGFDDVGQLHGGIATYGKDPEVKGQNWDGMMYVFDERLTVPVNQVEHNVVGRDHFDGTPCERYINCANPECNDQILASEENEAKHLGGCSLECTKHPRNRYVIENDLSADEVNAHIKVIEEEAYAK
- the ggt gene encoding gamma-glutamyltransferase, which codes for MANLQEIFEAQEKYYDTGNQIKGDTGKYGMVASAIKEATHAGNQMLDQGGNAFDALIAVQLALSVVEGMNTGIGAGGFIVCYDKENEDTKVINAHSRAPAGLEPECFLDEEGEVVPFDKRSTHGTSVGVPGIMKGLKHLHEKYATLPLEKLVEPAIELAESDFRVNSLWERTLDLFDHRLGEEARKKFMPGGKPLREGDTIVQPELAKTLKTIRDEGFDSVYEGEIADAIIEAVQNQGGVMNHQDLINYHVKIEEPLWSNYKGFDIAMPAPPSGGGIAVAQQLKILENIDISQYDPHSSEKYHLLAQTMQLALADKNAHIGDADFHELPMDGLLNEDYIKERLQLISEENEAKAYEAGDPWKYQPGRDGTIETDRYVGNEGMETTHFTAVDQWGNVVSCTSSIERIFGSGIMVPGYGFLMNNDLTDFEAEPGQVNEPNGHKYPTSSKCPTILFHEGKPFFTLGSPGAQTIVASVAQTIINIIDYNMSLDEAIKDPRVYVTRDLETQWEDGLAKEMLEALEKLGYDFDQSFRKETADTRLGDVQAIMIDQTNGHKLYGAADSPRPGGAEGL